From Palaemon carinicauda isolate YSFRI2023 chromosome 41, ASM3689809v2, whole genome shotgun sequence:
TTTTTTAATttcaaggaaattaaagtattCTGAAATATCCCTATTATTCTTTAATAactgatatataaattttattaacaaCTAGTTCAGATGTGGAgcctctcaaaaaagaaaaaaaaatgcttttccaTACGTAATCTAATAAAAACCCTACCTTCCTTCGTCGAGTCTATTATCGGGATGACAAATGTGGGATCCTCAGTTTTTCAATTTCTACAGTTCACATAAAACGAATTCCTGAAATATGTTGGGTCATTTGTCTTTTACCTTTACTGACAGTCTTCGCCAGTCTTCTTTCTTTCCCACCGAtcaccctacattaaggggtcggttgcctggtgcgccctctcaAGGGCCtcccatcaaaggcatcctcttctctccatatcgatTTTCCCTTTCCCCGAACAGGTTTCTcataagccctcctcactccctagcAACCATCCATCACCAACgtgtgcccacaccatcttagtTATGacactctcatcatctctgtaatcttttctACGCctgctatttttcttatttaatccCTTTCGCCAGTACTTGCAATGCTTTCTTTTTAAGGTGTAAATATTCTTCTCGCTAGCCTTtgagatgatattttttttttcatattaaatatatCACTTTCCCTTTTCCCATTCTAGCGGATTTTCTTTGACCATATATTGAACGAAAATACCATCTTGTCTATTTTGGGAAATGTTCCTCTCATTTTCGCAAAGTTTTGAAGGAATCGAGGAGTCAAAGAGGTGCCAGGGTTGTATGTGGTTTTCTTTCCTATAACTCAATTGAAGCTATAAGCATTGTTCACAGTCGTTCCATTAATATCTCCATTACGCCGCATTTGAttaaattttattgatattgatgaccTAGTTAATCACAATTCTATATTCGTGACGTACATCTATACCAAGATTGATATTACGTTAGAAAGTAAATTTATAACTGGAGATTTTTAAAGAATATGAGAGATGTGTGGGATGTATTCTTTTTTACGAAGGATTTTTACGAGattgttttattttgaaaatataaaaattcaatattatgtgtgtatatatatatatatatatatatatatatatatatatatatatatatatatatatatatatatatatatatatatatatatactgtatgtatattctaACCCACTCGAACAATTTTTGAAAATAcgtaacttaattgttttttttttattttaataaaaagatatatatatatagttttaatggtCAATGTTAATAGCagcttttctaataaaaaaaatggccATGGAATCTATTTctcaaatattcaattttaatggaTTATTGCATATTGCTTTAATATTTGGAAACTTAACGATACACGTTTTCATTTTGCGAAGCGCTCTTTGAAGGTGTGGTACAACTTTAGGATGAGATAGATAATTCATGCACATCCCCATCTCGAGCTTCAAATCAAATACCATTACTGCAATAGATCAACGCATGTGAAACGGGTCTCGGGGAAATCATGCATTGTCACTTTATGCGGGACTGGGAGGTTCATTTCTCTATACTTTCTCAAATCCCTAACCAAACCGCGCAtgcgtagatttatatatatatatatatatatatatatatatatatatatatatatatatatatatatatatatatatgtgtgtgtgtgtgtgtgtgtgtatgtgtgttttattaaGGTGATATACGTTATGAATATGAATAAGTTGTATTtgcatatagacatgtatatatatatatatatatatatatatatatatatatatatatatatatatatatgttgaagtaTTTGAAGCTTTTATCAATGCATAAATCCATTATCTTGCATCCATAAATTTCCACAGTGCATAAGCACACAAATTCAGTATTCAGCCGTAGACTGAAATATTCCCGTTAGTGTAAAcaacttctaaaagatgtttcaacTAGACATTTGTTTGCATTTCTGTTGAAGAAAAAGTGAGTGTCTAAGGAAGTGACAGAATAGTGGGACCTCATGTTAAAGAAATGTTAGAAGGTGGATAACAAAACTGAAGGTGGTTATCCTTGTGTGTGTTGATAGGATCTGGATTATTACAGCGACATATTCCCGAGATTGCCACTTGAGTCACTTCTCAGAAACCTAATTATCCTTATCCAATTTCATGTAATAGTATTGGAAGAGGGACAGAAGTAGTTTTGTCTatctctattttatttattttggccTTTATAAAACTTGGGAAGGTCAACGTTGCAGCGACTGTTTATGAtgaacaggttggcataagtctctctttatagtttatatatgaaagatctatttcaacatAGTCACTTAAcctgagatattttatattcagtattcgttacttctcttgtagttcatttgtttccttattgcttttcctcactgggttatttttccctgttggagtcctttagcTTATaacatccagattttccaactggGCTTGTAACTtatctagtgatgataataataataatggaattaatttggttatattgatatatagataattctttaatataaatgtatctttcaatttttttcatcttcaataattttttcattgttaaaaaGCGTTCCTGTTTATGGAGACAATTTAATTCCGAAAAGAAATCAGTGCAGataaatatagtaaatatatttccAATCgcagaaataaaacattttatatttgtattattggTATAAACGTCCTTGATATTCACTTCTTGAAGATATTCCGGATAGGTTTACGGATGATTTGCTTTGAAAAGCCATAAACTCTTTGAATTACAAACTTTGATATCTTTcgtcattagtctctctctctctctctctctctctctctctctctctctctctctctctctctctctctgtgtgtgtgtgtgtgtgtgtgtgtgtgctaagacagtgtttgaaatatattatatctatatttttttgcaGATTACGCTCGATCAATATAAATTTTAGTTATTAATACATAATGTTACAGTAACCCCTTTCAGTCATAGTAGAGGCATGCAATATCGaaattctgtctatatatatatatatatatatatatatatatatatatatatactgtatgtgtgtatatatatgtatgatgtatatatatatatatatatatgtatttatgtatgtatgtatatatatacatatatatatatatatatatatatatatatatatatatggatgtatgtatgtgtatatatatacatatatatatatatatatatatttatatatacatatatatatatatttatatatatatatacatatatatatatatatatatatatatatatatatatatatatatatatataacgtcattGCTTTGTAGACGTGCGTGACTtgcatgataaaaatattattggaaTGGTGTTCTTATGTTTATGAATAAGTGGCATAAGGCCCGGCCTTGGGACCTGGAAGACCATTCAGTGCCCATTTGCAAGAGTTGGAAAACCTACAGTTGCAGTGTGTAAAGTAAGTTTTAAGAGATTGGAcatcaagatggaagaaaagaagcagtAATGGAAATGTAGTTGAAGACTTGAAAGTGAGTGTCCCGTAGACGAGTAGTGTCCTCAGTGTAACTCAAGcggggcactgtaggcattacttaaaggtcTTTGTAGCTCCCTTTTGGCACTGGCAACACTCGCTTTTCAGCCTTTACCGTTCCTTCGCTCCCACTTCCTCATTATCTAACTTCTCAACTTCTACTTATTCTGCAACTGCGGAGTtctcaaccgccccccccccccctcttgcttTTGCATATGatcactgaatggcctcccagaccCCAGGGCTGGAGGTGCACTGACGGCTATCCCTccaattggaaatgaataaaggattcatatacatatacacacacacacacacatatatatatatatatatatatatatatatatatatatatactgtatatatatactgtgtatatatatatatacacacatatatatatatatatatatatatatatatatatatatatatatatatatatatatttatatatatgaatatatattttttttactgtgaAAGAAATAGCAAGGTAGAAAATCTGGCACTAATTCAAATATTTCTTATTCGTCGAGTTGTGTCATAAGTTTTACCATAACTCATTCTCTTCCTCACAGATAAAGGAATATTTATTCAGCCTTTGTTGCAAGTTGGATGAAtacattatgattatatatactctatattataaaagggattttgtgcTTGTACTTaccttttgaaattaaaaataatctgAGGCTTCTGCTCCAATAAGTGGGTGAGATGCCTGGTCAGTAGTTAACCCGTTTTCTTGGGGTGGGATTTCAATAACAAAGGTCTTCATTTGGTGAAATTCTTGACTAGAAGCTCGGCGTTCCCCTGCACTTTCAGGGGCTCCTTGCAAGACACTCTTATTTATGACTTCTTCTTCAACACATGGATCGTCCGGCAAGTTTTGCGATTCACAACTTCGTAATCTGCGCAAGGATTCCTTCTTATCCTCATTTTTGTCTGTGTTTTTGTCACTCAGTTTTCGGAAGGCTTCGTCTTTTGCGTTGTTGCCATTGCAACATGTTTTTTCCGACCTGGAGCCGTGACCCACACGGTGGGCCGAGTTCTTTTTGAAGCAGGGCAGCACCAGCTGGAATTCCTTGCGGAAATTGTCGTTGAGCCAAGCATAAAGGAAAGGGTTGTAGCACGTGGATGACATGGCGATCACGTGCGTTATGAAGAAGCACAGGTTGTAGTAGTCCCAGGAGCTTGCCTGAGCATAGTAATCCCCAACCAGGTGGACGACGTTGACCGGTAGCCAGGATATGCCAAATATAGTGACCATGGCGATCAACATTCGGTTCGTCCGGCGTTTCCTTTCACGATCTGCCTCCTCCTTGCGCGAATTTTTGCTTCCGGGCTTCGCCTTCACCCGCTCACTCATCCTGATGGAGATCTTGACGTAGCAGTAGAGGATGATGATGAAGGGCACGACGAACTGCATTATGGCGGTGAAGCCACTGAAGACTTGACGAAATAACTCTGAGGGCCAAAGCTCCTCGCAGTAGAATTTTCTATGAAATTCTACCTGGCCCATGTAAAGGGCGTAAGGAAAGGTAGACGACAACGAGAACAGCCATATGGATATGATGATGAAATAGCACGTCGTTACCTTCAGTCGGGGTCGAAACGGGTAAAGAATAACGAAGAATCTGTCGATAGCGATGGACATGAGAGTCAGAGAGGAGACGTAGACGCTTGTCCCTTGGGCCATGGTCACGATGTGGCACAGGACACTGCCAAATAACCATTCGCCCATGAAGGTGTAAAGGGGCGTGAAGGGAACAGCCAGCACGCATAATAAAATGTCAGCCAGCGCCAGATTAGTTATGAAATAATTCGTCACTGTGTGCATGTTTTTGTTACGAAACACTACATAGCAAACTAAACAATTTCCAAAAATTCCTAGCAAAAATATCGTGAAATACTCGATGTAAAAGATTGCTTGGGTCACTGAATATGATAAAATGTTACTGTCCAATAAAGATGAGTTGCTTGTTGTATCAAGGGTCAAGTTGTCCGGAAGAGAGTCATTTTGCGATTCCGTAAAGTTCTGTTCATATAACCACCATCTCGTGTCATTCGGGAAAGTTTGTAAGTCCGGCAAAGATTTCGTCCACGGACTGTATGTTCGAACGTCAGAGTCGACCATGATTTAGGTCAAAATATTCAACAGGTGTATCATATACAAAGGAGTGAATGTCTCTCTGAGATAGTTAATTACTTAATTATCATCAGCAGCGCCATCTAGTCCAGAACCCAATCTAGTTGAAAACTTTATGAGCGTAATTCTTGAATCGTTTCATCCATAACTTCAACTTATTTTACGGGTATAAAGTTGCCGTGCTAAGTTAGacttatttttaaagatatttatcaCATAAATGCAGAATAATGTCACCGAAACTTCTTATTCTGATCGCTCAGTAAAGTCCAAGTTCAGCGATCGTCGGAGATGCAACCTTGCTGTCCTACTCTTATGGCTGTCTGTGGGCAACTGGATTGGTGCAAGAGTGCGAGTTCCCGCTGGCCGCGACCGCCTCATGTCGCACCGTCTCATTGG
This genomic window contains:
- the LOC137632298 gene encoding prolactin-releasing peptide receptor-like; its protein translation is MVDSDVRTYSPWTKSLPDLQTFPNDTRWWLYEQNFTESQNDSLPDNLTLDTTSNSSLLDSNILSYSVTQAIFYIEYFTIFLLGIFGNCLVCYVVFRNKNMHTVTNYFITNLALADILLCVLAVPFTPLYTFMGEWLFGSVLCHIVTMAQGTSVYVSSLTLMSIAIDRFFVILYPFRPRLKVTTCYFIIISIWLFSLSSTFPYALYMGQVEFHRKFYCEELWPSELFRQVFSGFTAIMQFVVPFIIILYCYVKISIRMSERVKAKPGSKNSRKEEADRERKRRTNRMLIAMVTIFGISWLPVNVVHLVGDYYAQASSWDYYNLCFFITHVIAMSSTCYNPFLYAWLNDNFRKEFQLVLPCFKKNSAHRVGHGSRSEKTCCNGNNAKDEAFRKLSDKNTDKNEDKKESLRRLRSCESQNLPDDPCVEEEVINKSVLQGAPESAGERRASSQEFHQMKTFVIEIPPQENGLTTDQASHPLIGAEASDYF